aggaaagtgcCAAGGAGACGCACCCTTTCCCACTGTCAATCAATATCCTGGACCTGTTAAACGAGGCAAACCCACAGAGAAACTCTACTAATTACCCTCCCCACTTTAGAACAAAAGacctcagctgtgccagcagagacaAACTCAGTGTTAGGAGCAAAGAACAGGGGGCTTGTTTTGAGAGAGACACAACTTTACATATTAAAACTTGCTAGAATGTTTTATCCTAAAATATTAATGGCATCCTGAAGCATGCTGTTTGAGCCTGCTTATGCAAGAGCTCCAACATTCACACTCCAGCCCACAACAACTTGTTCAACAGGCTAAGAAGTGTAGTAGCTCTGAACTGAGCAGTAACTCGAAGAACCATCACCCTGAAGGGCTGAGAGGATCAGAGAAGGCAAGCTACAAAAGTCACCTCTCACTGATATCAGAGTTTCTTTCTGACCAAAGAACCTTTGAGTGTCACAGTATGGGAGAGGATGAGAGGACAAGCAAGCAAAGGACAAAGGCAAAGAAGGAATAGCATCCACTGCAGCACAGGTTGTCCAAAAGTTATTATCACAAGTTTACAAGACACTTATCAAAGAGAAGAATTTTGGTTTTAGTACAATAAGCAAGTATCTCCAATTCTAGAAATAGATTCCACAATCTGTATAATCTTATCTTCCAGATGCACATTTACATTTTAGCAGTTTAGTTTCTCTCCCACACACCTTTGGAGTCTTACATAAAACTCCAGCCCCATGTGCTCTGCAGTTGTCTGCCAGTCAGCATTTACAACCATCTGGTAACAGTTGTGGCTACCAGTAGCCAGAGAGGAATTCTCCAGTAGCCTCTGAAGCTATGCCAGGTCTGCATGTATCTAATGTTCTCATTTTCCAGGGAAACAATTCTTTAGGCTTTCAAAGACAAGTCTTTTACCAGAAACTATGTGCAACATTCTCTTCTTTTAAGATGCATTGAGGGCAGCTGTTTAGAGGCAACAATAGCCCAAGGCTGAGCCAACCCAAGTTTTGCTGGTACTCAGGACATGGACACctgacagcagagctcagagtgCCCTGAACACCaaactcctgctgcttccttaCCTGAGTGCTCAGCTAAATACAGTAAAGTCCCCTTTTTCACCTCACTGGATTAGATTCAGACACAAAGCGAAATCTCCTCACTATTCATATGGAAAGGCAATGAAAGCATGAGTGGCAAGACAATCCTGTTTCCAATCAGACGCTAAGGAGCAGTTTAACATCACAACCAGATTTCACTCTGTCCTCCTTGCTCAGCTCCATTCATTTCAGATGCCATGAGCCATGGCATGTGAACCCACATTCAACAGAAGGACAAATGCTCCTTCCCAGGAGCATCATTAATTGTTCCTCACTGCTGAGTGTCACCAATCCAGAGCTCCACGTTTTCCTTTGGCTTCCTTGCTTCTGCACACAGCAATGCATCTTGGTGTCCCACAGCTTGCTGAGACACTCTCCATCATTTTCTCCATCAGCTTAGCATAGGCTGGCAGGGAACTACCCTGTGCAGAAATTTGTTGCAATTTTTCCTTATGTCCAATCATGAGAGTGGAATTTCCAGCCAAAATGTTGTAAGTCCCAATCACACAAGTAAATCCAGTCTTGCAAGAAGAGGAAGCCCAGGTCAGAAGTTTTTATTACGTAGACAGTATTAAGTGTGGATGCAGTCTCAAGTGAACCCCACAACAAAAACATACCCATAATGAGTTTATTTTGCTCACGTAGCAGAGTTGCAAGGTACCATCTGTGTGCTTCTTTGGCAACCTTTACTCAGCTTGAACAGGTTTTCAATGGGATACAGTCCAAGagctttcttttcaaaatgccAGCAAGTATCTCAAGAACTCTTAAATCCTGCCTTGATTTAGGTTTCCTTCTCATTCCTTCCTCAGCACTCCTTCCTGCTTACAGGTCCTTAAAGGGAGAACATCTACCTATGCAGCTGATAACACTTTATCAACCCTGCTAAAATAAAAGAGGCCTTATCGAGCAGCTTTGTTTGAACTCCAGGCAGTTGGTGCTGCTGTAACAAACAGTCACTCCCATGGCCTTGTCTGAACCAGGTTCTCTCCTCACCCAGGAGTTTTTGCCTTGTTGCTGTTACCAACACAGCAGCAAGACAACAGAGGCTGGGTCAGCTGCACAGCAAAAAGCTCTTCCTTAGCACCAGTGCTCTCACACCAACAGAACGGAGCAAAGTATCACTTAAACACCAGATTTATCACATTTATCGATTACAGGTGCCATGACTCACTGTGAAAGGACAAATTAAAGAACCATTTTAGCTTGAAATCAATGAAACGAGCCTGAGCTATTCTTTAATTGTCCATCTCTACCACCCTGCTTGGATGTGACACACTGTCAAGGCAGATACTCAAGAAGAAAGCACAAGCCAAGCAGAACAGCTAAAGCAAGGGAAGGAGCAGTTGCAGTACACAGAGAAGAGTAAGACACCACCTCCTTTTCCCAGGAGAAGGAAGATGCTCTAACATTAATCTCAGTTTAATGGGACCATGCAGAGATCTCCCTTACACAACTGCTGAGCCACTGCTACCCCCCACCACTTGCAGTTTCATAAACAGCAGTGTTCATGTGCACCTTGCATACAGTAGtcagagagaaaaaccaaaagatcctctaaaaataatttatttcagtgaacCTGGAGAGACAGCGTGAACAGACTGTGGCAACACTATGTGCAGGGGGCAGCCCtcctaaaacaaaaacaatattaaacaaagTATCAGACATCGATTCTCTGAGAACTCTTTGAAAAGAATCGAGAACTAATCACACAACTCAGGCGAGCTCATGTACTGCCAACAGCCTTGTACTTGGAGTTACCAGGAACCGCCCACCTGCAATGAATTTGGGAATTGTGCAAACCTCGTGTGTCATTAGGACTCCTATTGTGTTCTCCTTGTCATGGGGGCATGACAACACAAAGTTTCAAAACGCTACAGCAGAACAAAGTCTTTGCACTGAACAACATTATTGCCCATGATGCAAAACCTTTTGTAGGCTTTGCTAAGGAGCGTGAATCAAACAGAAAAGTAGCTTGTAACTTTGGAGCAGCACTTTACAAACAGTGGGTCGATGGAACAAACCACAAAAGCATTTGCTTCATAAGCAACACAAAGAGATCCAGCTATGAGAAACGTTTATGTAAGAACTGGAGCTTTCACACAATTTCTGCACAAAAACCTAACCAGGGCCTCCTttggtattttaaagaaagatgaTGGTACTGGGAGTATCACGTACTCTTATTGCCATGTATTAACTGCAAGACATACGTTTAAAACCTCCCTTGCTCTTTGACATTTCTCAAGCTTCTGTGTCAGCCAAGAAAAGACACACCTCTTCCATAAGCAATTCCCAGGAACAATTATGTTACCATACCAGAAGGCCACTGGAAGATAAAGGGCTCTCAACTGGTTTAACTCCTCCAGTACTCTTCTTCGGTCAGCTGTTAAAGCAGATGCAATTTgttcaaaaccaaataaaagacATTCCTCAGCACCATCCTATGAAGTTGTTTGAGAACTCTTCTCCCTCTCCAATACCACGAACTATATAGAGCCCCTTGACAGGCTacaagcagcactgagcaggatTAGGGACTGCTCACTACTGGCACGGATCATCCGCATCTCCTCCACGGGCCAGTCTATCCCTACAAGGAACGTGCCAGGACGCAAGGAGGAGCCTTGGGCCGTACCAGCACTTTGCATCCCACTTGCCAGAAGCACCAGCTTCCCGATTCAAAGCTCAGAtcaccaggcagctgctctgggcacacagCTTCAGCTGGGACTTGGTAAAGCCAGATATTCCAGTTGACTGAAGTGCTCTCAGATGACTACAAAGAGCAGCATTCCCCATCAAGTAAGTCATGACAATGGACAACTTTTACTTTTGCCATCTCAGTGgagctgtccccctgtcctgtcactagCCCCACACCAACACACGGCTTTGTGCCATTGGCTGCAGGAACACAGACCCGGGAGCCTGATTCAACTGCACTACACCATCAACAAAACTAAACACAAACAGGCAAAGCTTTGTCCAACACCAAGGTTAAGcctcagctccaggaggggaGATACCAGCAAGAGCCTGTTCCCACGGTACAATGAAGGGCAACCTGAGACAAAGGCTGAACAACTTCCTTCACCGGTTTATTACACCTGTTTGCTGCCTGCTGGAAGTAACGTGCTCCTTCATTCAGCAAATTCTCACAActttggggaggggaaagaaaaaccaccAATAGTGACAAGATGCATTTAATATGggcatagaaaaaaaaagagagagagaaaaggctAACAGAATATCCCGAGGGAGTCAGAGTCACTGCAATTCTTGCTCTTGTCTTCTCCAAGACCCGCTGCTTGGAGCCGGGGCAGCACTGGAGACTTGCGGGCCGGGCTGCGGGCAGGGGCATCTCCGACCGCAGCACCGGCCGGGAGCGGTTCCCGCAGCccccgggagcggccccggcccggaCCCGCTGGAGGGCCCGGCAGGAAGTCCCGGAGCGGCCACTGCCGCCACCTCCCCCGGGGAATCCCAGGATGCGGAGCGGCCGCGCGGTACCCGCGGGGCTGCGCGCTCCGGCCGGGACAGACACAGTGCAGCGAGCCCGGGAGCGGacacagcagcaaacaaaaccccaccagcCCTCAGCGCCGCGGCTGCAAGTTCCACCGGGAGACACTGCCGGAGTCCCGGGGTGCGCCGGGGCTTCACGTGTGGGCAGCCCCGACACGGCCGGCGCAGGCAGCGCGGAGAGCCCGGGCACCGGCGAGGTGAACCCCTCGGGGTCGGGGGCACCGGCGAGCAcctgccggccccgccgcgcagCCCAGCACGGGCGGGCATGGCGGGGGCCGCCCCGGCGGGCTCTGCCGGGGCCATGCCGGCCGGACCCCTGCCGGGACCCATCCCGGGAGCCCCTCCCGCCTCCCCGCGCGGCCCCAGCGAGCGGCGCTCACCTGCGGGGGCTGGGGCCGGGccgccccggccgcgctccgctccgcgcccgctCCCCCTCAGCTGCGCGGCGGCCTCGCTCCGCGAACACCtccgggcggggcgcggggggcggggggcggggccgggggcgggacCGCCCAATGGGCGGGGCCCTGCTATGCAAACTGCATGCATAGGCGTGGCCCCGCATGCAAATAAGGTCGGACTGCGGCTCTGCCTCCCTTTCAGCCAGCGCGCTCATGAATAATTCAGCAGCGCGTTCGCTGTAGCCAATCAGAGAGCGGCACCGCACGGCTCGGGGAGCGCGGGCACCCGGTGCCGGGAAAAGGCCGGGAAAGGCGGCCCAGGAAAGGGCGGCGGGGAAAGCCGGGGCCGGACTCCAGGGCCCTTCCTCCCGGCTCCAGCCCCGCCAGGGAGCTCCCAGCTTTCACAGCCTTGCCTGTGAAAATTGGCAGGCTTGGCAAAAAGTCGAAGCCTTCGCTGGAGAGAGGAATACAAAGTCCCACCGCACAGTCCCGCAGCAGAcatgccctgtcctgctgcagggaacagcagaTGGACAAGGAAGCTGTAATTATGTAAAGGGCAATGGCAGGTGAAGGTCTGCCCACTCTGCATCCATGCAAAAGCTTGAAATTACCTCTGACAAGGGTCCTGTAACAGTATTTCACCCACGTTCCCAAAAGTTATGTTTTTCAATTAAACATTCAGTTCTCTCATCTTGCAATGCTCAGCCGATCTGCATCACAGGCCAAAGTGGAGCAGTGGTATCAGTCTGGATCATGCTCCTGTTCTGGGATGGGTAAAGGCACCATCAGATGTTACAGTGCTGAGCAaggcagccacagtttctcaATCCTCCCTGCAGTGGTTATTAAATTGTAATTGTCTTGTGCTGAATCAGGGAGTCTCTGCCCCAGTGAAACTCACTGGGTGGCTCTCGTAGAGTTCATCGATACAATTCCACCTTGGCATAAAGAGATGAGACTGATTGAAATCAACAGGAGTGAGTTTGACCTAATTCCAGGACAAACATGAGCCTGTGGGTCAGGCTGGAGTTCTCCTGGCCGCGCCTGTTCTTAGAAACTCCCTTCCCACTACCTTTAATCTGTAAAACAATCTGGGAGAAtgctgagggcagctggggctgcaaaCCCCGGCTTTAGCGAAACTATCGGAGCCAAAGCCCTgctggaaggaggaagaggaaggggagggagcGTGGGAGGAGCCGCCAGACCCCTCACCTCAGGAGAGCCCAGCCGACTTCCAGCATCTGATAACTGGGGCGTGGATGTGTGTGAAACAGGAGCCGGcgctggcagcagagccccggCACCCTGGGCTACGATACCCTGACCACGCAGGAGGAAGATGAACGAGGAAGAGGTGTCGTGTGCCGACAGGAACTGCACGCGGATGTAGGGACACCTCCAGGCTCTGAGTCACGCTGCCCGCCCCGGGAACAGACGGCGTAGGAGCAGGGTTACCAGGGTTACACAGCCACAGGGCTGTGTGACCTTGAGCAGGCattcaccagctgctgctgctgctcgggtCCCAGTAGCCTCCACAGTCTCCCTCTGCATAACTTAACATTTCTAGAGGAATTAAGAAATACACCGAGGAGCTTGAATCgttggaaaaggatttttttattgcttagCCTTCCCCACATCTCCAAAAGTAATtactaaaatacaaaataaaacacatctaAACCAGTTGCTATTACAGTTCTGAAAACTTTGATATCAAACACAGCCATGCTTAGCTCACTTCTACCCACTGAGCAGACCTTCTGGCACCTGGCACTTATGGCATAGAGGCTAAAGCAAATTTGGTACCTAAATATTCTGGTGGAGAGCAGACTGGAAAGCTCATGAGGAATTTGTAGCTTTTCTCTTTACTCAGAGACCTCCCACATGCAAGAGAAATAACAAGGATCCACAGCCAGAAAAGAGGATGTTGGGCTGAAAGAGAGGGGATGCAGCTCAGCCCGGCTGAGACTGCCAGATGCAGTGTGCTGATAGTGGTGATCAAGTTTTAGCATGGCTTAACACTGTGTGGCCAAAATGCATCTCAGCACAGCCGCTGCAGGAGGCCAAGCTGCCAGCTGCAATGCTCTGGGGCTTTCTGTGGCCTCTGGCTGATGAAATTGTGTTCAAGGCACAGCTTCCTCCTCTCAAGTGTCTGGAAACTTTCCTCCAGGTGACAGAGTTTATGGCTGTGCCCTTTCCAGACCAGAATCTGATCTGATGGTCCTTGGCACAGCTGAATGACAGAGGCTCAGGCCACCAGCACTGATCAGCTTATTCTGTCCCTGACTGACCTCAGAGACACTCCAACCATTCCATTGGTGTAGCACAGTGGTTCTTTACATGTGACAAAAGGATCATCAGCAAAGTGTTTTCTAATGGTCCACAGTCAGCAAAGATGACTCAGGAAAGGCAGGCCGGTGGTCCATGAGGTGAGAAAACTGGAGAGCCAGTGGCTTCAAGAACAAAGCAGTGTGTACTCCAGCCCACAAAAGCACAGCTAAGCCTAACAGACTCGTGTGCTGTAAATTACACATTATGCCTGAGCCATCTGGGTGGGTGAAGTCTGTAACAGCCAATAAAGTGGCCAACTTCCCAAGGTTCCAGTTATCACAGGCTCTGTTTTCTGTCATATTTCATTAATCAGGAAAACAACTCCTGAGTAAAACCCTTCCCtttatcccatcccatttctGCTAGTGACAGCAACTTCAGTGACAAACATCAACGGGCAGCTTGAACTCCTTCAGTGAATAGAAGGTGATTTCTCCATGATCCACCAGTGCAAAGACCAGAGGGACGTCCCCACTCAGATACGTCACCTGCTTCAAAGCCCGCAGGGAGGGGATCTGCTCATCAAAgctacagagagaaaaaaacatcctGTTTGTTCTCCAAGCTAGAAGAACACAGAGGCAAAGCTGTCCTGGCCAGCCATCACAACAGTTCCCTTTGACCTGAGGAGCTAGTAGTGATTCTCCCCACCCACTGCAgtcctgccagccctgagagTGAGTACCCAGCATGCCTGGAACTGGGAGCTGTTGAATCCTTTGCCAAAAGCAAGGATAACTGCACACTGCTCCACGCTGTGCCCATTAGATGTGGCTCACAGGGATACTGGCAAGTGGTCAATCCACTGCAATCTTAATGTCTTTGTGCTGGAAAGATCTTTAGGTTGCTGGGATTAACATCTGACCTGCTTTTCCCTTTAATTCTGCAGTCTATTTGCTcatcaatgaaaatatttaggcAACAATGATCATCCTACTGGCTGATGACATACCTTGGTAAAACTGCATTACCACCTTCCTTGCTCTGTCTActacagctgcagagagcagagggacagtttcaataaagcaaaatgagaaaaggcagaaactgAACTTTGTACCTAGCTACGGAGTTCTAGTATCAGGTTCCGGATCCAGCAAGAAAGGGGACACCTACCCTCTGTTCTTAGCGATTTTAACATTACACTTGACAAAGATCAAAATACTGAACCTATGGCTCAGACCTGTAGCAAGTTCTGGGGAGGTTCATCTCTGCAGAATTCCACAGTGACCTGCACTGACTGAGGATTCAGCTCCCATAGCACTGGGTTCTACCTGAATTTCACAAGCATTGCATAAAAGCTGTGGCTTCTTTCTCCTGACTCCCAGTGATACTCAGACATGAGCAGCAACCACATGACCAAACAGTGTGGGCTGAATGCAATGGCGGGGGAAGAGGGGGGAACTGTCGGCCATAGCCTCCAACAAAGGATGaggaactgaaagaaaaaaaaaatcctgggcagGACCACCCTCAAGGGAGACACTGATGACCTGTAAAGCTCACAAGATGCTGGGTCATTTACAGATCATTAGGACTTCGTTTCCAGAACAAAGTTGCAGAAACAGCACGAGATTCGAGGGTACCTCCGAACACACATCCTGACATGGGGCTTCCCAGGGTTTGTCTTCTTAAACTTGGACACAGCGTCTGCTTGATACACGTTGAAGTCTATCTTCATGGCCTCTGggtcctcctgcagcctgcaggggaaCACACCCACACAGGTATGGGATCAGAACACTGCAGGGTATGGgtacagcagagaaaggagcaaAAACTCCCTTTAGTTTGGGTCTAGTTTTGACTAGTTTGGGTCCCTTGAAAGGCTTCACTCCTCAAAGGACTGACCCTGCAACTGTATTAATTACTTTCCAGAGCTTTCCTGTggtcagagcagagcaagaTCCTGGCTCACATCTACCCCACACCCTCACAAGAAGAAGCACTAGCAAagacaggagcagagcactgcaggaacTGCTCACAAGCACTACACAGACTCTGAGGCAGGAACAGAACCCGAAGTCCCAAAGCCAAGGTTTCATAACCACTgaagcagggatggcagcacaTTCCAGGGGTGAGGCACAAGTGAAACCCAATCAAACCTCTGGCTGGGGGGCAGAGAAGGAAGGGCAGGATAAAAGAGGAACCCTGCTGTTTTAATTGGCCTGGAAAGCCCTGGCTCCGTGTCACCACCTCTCTAGAGATGCTAGGGGGTCATGGAGCAGAGCACTGGCTTCTCTTGGTACCCTGGATGTGCAGCAGCTCCCGAACTGCTGCTGGTAGCACCTCACAGACCTCACAAGCAGGGACAGTCACAAGACACTCCCGCTCCCCCACAGCTCCAAGCTGACTGGCTGGATACTAACCAGGAGGCTCCATCCAGGATGTGAGAGGGCTGCAGCACACTGAtctgctggaggagctcagctggagggagagggaatgggaaaggaTCAGACCACCAATTTCCCTCCCAGGGCACTCCAAGCACTCCACACCACCCATGAGCCTTCCTCCTCTGACAAtggctggcagctccacagTCACCACTGGCTACTTCAAAGACCTCAACTTCCTCATCTCCTCCCAGCACACAACCCAGACACTCTGCAGTTGCTTTGCATCTTGCTGGCCCTGACTGCACATGCCTAacagcccagcaggaaggaCTGCAATACAGCAGGACATGGGGAATGGATTAGAAGCCCTCCCAAGGCCTTGTTTATCCTGGCACTTGAGTGGGCTATAGAAAGATTCTCCTACTCAAACTACTGTCCCCAAAACTGAtgttcagcttctccatgtcATCCCTTTTGCTGCTGCATACCACACACTCTTTCTCAGAGCTGGGGGGGAGAGAATGGTCCCTGGCAAGTTCCCAGAGCCACTACCTGGCGAGGTCACTTCTTCTGGCCGCAGCAGTGGTGTGACAGCTTGGTTCCAGAGGTGTGATGGTCGCTTCCAAgccctctgctgcctcctctgctccaaGAGGGCTTTGTACTCCTGCCAGTTGGAGCAGCGCCTCACCTCCTGGTCGGCATTGACACTGCTCTTGTACCTGCTCTCCCTCTCGCGCTGCTTCCTCTCCTTCCGCGacagcttctcctgcttctgGTTGATCTGTGTGCACCAGGAAGCTGCATccacctccctgcctggcacGTTCTCTGGCAGGAGCCTGCTGTCAGGGGAGGCCAGATGTGTGCACGGCTGGTCTGAGGCCATGTTGGGAAAGGTGATGGTGGTAAAATCCCAGCGGGGTGCATGGGTGCCAGTGCTGTTCTCCTTGTGGTCTCCAGCCTGCCTGCTGGAGAAGCTCAGAGAATCCTTTTGTCCTGTATCAAGAGGAACTGGCACTGAGTCCCCCTCTGCACTGCCAGCATCTGGTTCCTTTGGCTGCACTGACAAGGGCTTTTCATCCACAGGAATGGAGTCTCCAGAGTCATCTCCATCTTTGCTAGAGGTCCCTTCAGCTTCTGGAAGGTCCTCACATACTTTATGTTTCTTCTCATGCAACCTAAAGACAAAGGAACAGTAAAAAATTCAGGGAGAGAATGTGGTGGAGCTTGCTTTCCTTTAAATCCTTCCTGCTCCCTTCTAATAGGAAGAATGCAGTCTGCCAAGCCtgaaggaaggacagaaaaggTGGCAGGAACCCCCAGATAGGTCTGCAAACCCTTCACAACAACTTCTTTGTGAgacaaatgagaaaagaaaaaaggagaaaaactaaAGAGTGAATGCCAAAGGCAGATTAAACTTCTGAGAAGTCCTGCACAAGGTTTGACTTCAACGCCCAAGAGAATCTCAGCCTTGATTTGTATAGACAATGTTCCCAACCTGCCATGCCAGGTCCACACCCCAGACACTGACCCAAACACCTCCATGCAAACACTATGGACTTCAGCCAAAGCAGCTCAGGCCAGGCAGAAACCTGCCTGCCAGCACCTCTTATGGTGCGAGATACAGACTCTGATTCCAGAGAAGATGGGGCAGTTCTTAGACCAGCAGTTTAATCTCCCAGTTCCTACAATTCCACAACTCCTCAGGCACTGATTTACTGTCAACAGAGACTCTCCAGCCTCATCCTCCCCGTTTCTGAAAGGCTGACGCCACCTCCTGGGAACTGTCAGAATTATGAGAAGAATTGCTCATTGTCAGGTTGTGGGGATGTTTTGGACATGTGCAAGCTCTAGGACACAAGTCTGCTCTCTGCTGTTGAGTCTTGGCAGGTAAGTTGGACTGAGGAGATGGATAAATGCAAGATGTGCATTGTGGtagctgtgctcctgctgaaaAAGAGTAGGAGGAGGTACCTGACATGTGTTCCTTTTGCACTGACATCTCCATCCTTCTCTTTTGACATCTCAGCACCAcaggggcacctgggggcaaTTTGCCCCTCTTAGCCCTGGCATGACACACACGTGATGAAAGGGAACACTGCAAAGCATTCAGGAAAAGTGCTGCACTGCCTGAGAACAGCCAAGAGCAAGGTGCCATACAAGGTC
Above is a window of Camarhynchus parvulus chromosome 18, STF_HiC, whole genome shotgun sequence DNA encoding:
- the TSEN54 gene encoding tRNA-splicing endonuclease subunit Sen54 isoform X1, coding for MEAGGSRRLSTAEQPERQAPRSPRGQKHFLPDGSAAQAERLRRCGEEQWRLLCEERPERPGNLVKAEWKPEQGIVELKSPAGKFWHTMGFSERGKQCLLPEEALYLLECGSVQLFYRDVPLSIQEAYETLLCQEAMSLSHYQVFSHLKQLGYIVLRFDPSTVLSPYERQLNLEGHCKSSGKHHCKRRRRSSSPRLHEKKHKVCEDLPEAEGTSSKDGDDSGDSIPVDEKPLSVQPKEPDAGSAEGDSVPVPLDTGQKDSLSFSSRQAGDHKENSTGTHAPRWDFTTITFPNMASDQPCTHLASPDSRLLPENVPGREVDAASWCTQINQKQEKLSRKERKQRERESRYKSSVNADQEVRRCSNWQEYKALLEQRRQQRAWKRPSHLWNQAVTPLLRPEEVTSPAELLQQISVLQPSHILDGASWLQEDPEAMKIDFNVYQADAVSKFKKTNPGKPHVRMCVRSFDEQIPSLRALKQVTYLSGDVPLVFALVDHGEITFYSLKEFKLPVDVCH
- the TSEN54 gene encoding tRNA-splicing endonuclease subunit Sen54 isoform X3 encodes the protein MQELEQEGSVQLFYRDVPLSIQEAYETLLCQEAMSLSHYQVFSHLKQLGYIVLRFDPSTVLSPYERQLNLEGHCKSSGKHHCKRRRRSSSPRLHEKKHKVCEDLPEAEGTSSKDGDDSGDSIPVDEKPLSVQPKEPDAGSAEGDSVPVPLDTGQKDSLSFSSRQAGDHKENSTGTHAPRWDFTTITFPNMASDQPCTHLASPDSRLLPENVPGREVDAASWCTQINQKQEKLSRKERKQRERESRYKSSVNADQEVRRCSNWQEYKALLEQRRQQRAWKRPSHLWNQAVTPLLRPEEVTSPAELLQQISVLQPSHILDGASWLQEDPEAMKIDFNVYQADAVSKFKKTNPGKPHVRMCVRSFDEQIPSLRALKQVTYLSGDVPLVFALVDHGEITFYSLKEFKLPVDVCH
- the TSEN54 gene encoding tRNA-splicing endonuclease subunit Sen54 isoform X2 — encoded protein: MRGPGSTAEQPERQAPRSPRGQKHFLPDGSAAQAERLRRCGEEQWRLLCEERPERPGNLVKAEWKPEQGIVELKSPAGKFWHTMGFSERGKQCLLPEEALYLLECGSVQLFYRDVPLSIQEAYETLLCQEAMSLSHYQVFSHLKQLGYIVLRFDPSTVLSPYERQLNLEGHCKSSGKHHCKRRRRSSSPRLHEKKHKVCEDLPEAEGTSSKDGDDSGDSIPVDEKPLSVQPKEPDAGSAEGDSVPVPLDTGQKDSLSFSSRQAGDHKENSTGTHAPRWDFTTITFPNMASDQPCTHLASPDSRLLPENVPGREVDAASWCTQINQKQEKLSRKERKQRERESRYKSSVNADQEVRRCSNWQEYKALLEQRRQQRAWKRPSHLWNQAVTPLLRPEEVTSPAELLQQISVLQPSHILDGASWLQEDPEAMKIDFNVYQADAVSKFKKTNPGKPHVRMCVRSFDEQIPSLRALKQVTYLSGDVPLVFALVDHGEITFYSLKEFKLPVDVCH